The Homo sapiens chromosome 16, GRCh38.p14 Primary Assembly genome includes the window CCCATAGATTGTCAAACTGTCCATGGCAAATAAGGATGCTCTACAGAGCATCTGGCAAGCAAcaataggacaaaaaaaaaacactacacaGATGTGTaagattttgaaataaatctaTCCTCTCTTCTGTAGTTAATGATTCTTCTTTTGAACAGGTTTGGGACCAGGCCTTGGTAAAGAATGAGCACCTAACTATGGGATGTCAGGTGATTGCACAGCCTGAGATTTCGATCATGGGCTGGGTGTTGGATACTCACCTAGCTATAAGGTTgggtgctttatttatttattttattaatattattattattatttttgagatggagtttcactcttttgcccaggccggagtgcagtggtgcaatcttggctctctgcaacctctgccttctggtttcaagcgattttcctgcctcagactcccaagtagctggaattacaggcacctgccatcacgccctgctaatttttgtatttttagtttcaccatgttggccaggctggtctcgaactcctgatcttgtgatctgcccgcctcggcctcccaaagtgctggaattacaggcatgagccactgtacccagcctgacATTGGACGCTTTATTATCAAACAGAAATGGTACGTAAGAGATCAAGCTCAGGCTTAACATGAGGGTCTAACTGAGTTCCTGTCCTTAAGTCCTAGGCagtattttgtgttttcctttacGTCCTTTCTTAGACTCATCTGTAGCTTGGGATTACCTGGGACTTACACAGTGTCCATAAAGTCAGgaagtataaacatatataatgtcACAAAGACATCTTTGatctgttaaaaaaacaaacagaaaaaaactctgtgtctgtgtgtgtgtctacaatTTGTAAACACTCTGCAGTTCAAGCCATGAGCCATAACTTAAAATCTACTGGAGAGGTTTGTTGAGATATTTTTGGTCTTtgcttttctgattaaaaaaaaaaaaaggcagacacaCCAGAGATGGCTCTATGTTCCTTCACTTGTTCCCATCTCTCATCTTTGATTGTAGAAATTGTTTAGAGTGGCAAATCATCAAACACGGAATGCTAATAAAGCTCCATAAACTTACGTCTGCAGTTTTGAAATCCAAAAAGctccagaaaaataatttttaaaagctcacttGGAGGTAAAACCTGAACTAAACTAACATAAGACGGTTTAGTGTTTCTCTTACTGGGAGTAATAAAAAGTTTCACTCAGAAAAAATGAGTTTAGTTATCAGGTGTTTCCCAGTCCCTTGCTGGGCTCTATATAATACATGGCACATGCACctaatttcatttctaaaatcagGAAAATGTGTGAATTTAAAACACATCTGGCACTAAGGGTTTCAGATAAGAGACTGTGTGACAATTGTTCTTAGTTCTGCCATTTTCCCTGGAAAACAATCTTTAAAGTTCACAGAGCACATcagcaagaatttttaaaaggagcCTAATTGTGATATGGTTTTGTTGAAATACAAGGCAggtgtaaaaggaaaataaatctcaggactcCAAAATTACTAAGCCAAAGgtaaaagtcaagctgggaactgcatcaggcaaacctgcctcccagtTTATCCCTAAATAAGATATTTACAAAGATAAAGCTACATACTTCCCTCATAATTTGCCCTCTAGGGATTCCTTGTGGGCtgcaagatctttaccctaaaacgGTTCTGTTGAATTTTACCCTGACAACGTAAATTGATAGTTTATCTTCACAGGTGCGAGACAAAGGAGCGAACCccaagtcatccctctgctcacctgaaacaaatgcatatctgattgcttcctctgagGTAAAAATGCAGATTGACAAAGCTAGATGAAGGCGTAACTATTCCTCTACTCCCCTGATAAGGTTTGGATCTATGTTCCCACCGAAATCTGATGTCGAATGGTAATCCCCATTATTgaaggtggggtctggtgggagttGATCGGATCTTGGGGGtgaatccttcatgaatggtttagcatcatcctCTTGGTGACAGTGACTGAGGGAGTTAttgcgagatctggttgtttaaagtgtgtagccctgggctgggcatgatggctcactcctgtaatcccagcaatttgggaagctgaggcgggtgaatcacctgaggtcgggagttcaagaccagcctggccaacatggcgaaaccccatgtctactaaaaatacaaaaattagccggacgtggtggcgggcacctgtaatcccagctactccagaggctgaggcaggagaattgcttgaacccgggagacggaggctgcaatgagtcaataacattttgccattgcactccagcctgggtaacacagcgagatTAATAAATAAGTTTGCTTATGAGAtgttattttattgtacttttttacatgtttattatatattatatacttctAAATGTATtaggtaaatatattttgtatgcaCATAAATTTATCCATTGTTTctgttatataaatttaatatttattacttaTCGATTACCTATTGTATATAAAGCACATGATGCTACACTGGTATTTGGAATTCATTACCCTAACTATactgtaattaaaataattatcctaACTAGTACCAAAGGCTTCCCCTTAGCAATCACTCGAAGTGTGCCAGCACCTCCACTCACTTCACGTCAAGCGATTCCCATCATTGTTTCACTGATggagaaaccaaggcccagggCACTTGGGGCAAGGCGTTCAGGGGGCTTTCGGTCCGGAAGCAGCGTCGGGGCGGGAATTCGAACCCTGGGTTCCCACACTGGCCCGTGGCAGGGCCCCCAAGCCTTTTCCCAAACTGATCACAGAAAGTGACGACCCGTTCGCCCGGCGGACCGGGGGCGTCGGGCAGGTCCTGGTCCAAGTGAGTGCCCGCCCCTGCCCTGGGCTGGCAGAGTTCTTCCCCCAGCTGCAGGTAGACGTGGGAACCCGGCAGGGTACGGAGCTGCTGGCGCGGCACGCTGATTAGAAGCGGCGACTGCCCGTCAAGCATTCGCGCCTCTCCCCTCCCTTGACTTTCTTGGCAGGGTTAAGGGATAAGAGAAAGTGGAGTTGCCTCAGTTCTGGGAGAGCCCGTTTGTGGGTCCGGCACAGGTATCCATCGGGACTGACGCTGCAAAAGTCCTCTTGTGAAACAAGGAATAGGCTCGAGTCTTCGATTGGGTCGAGGGAGACGTCAATCAATGGATGGGCGTGTGCAAACGCAACACAACGCACAGTATTGGTTAGGATTTGGCGGGGGGAGTAGACAGCGGGGAAATGAGGCGGCTCATCTCGATTGGCCCAGAAAGAAGACGGTCGCGCCCTATGTACTCCGGGATTGGCTAGAGCGAGCCGCGTCCCCCCTCACGCCAACCACTGGTAAGCGAAGTGGGCCTCGCTCTCCCGGGTTAGCAGCCGTAGCCAGATCCGTTGAAAGGAGTGCAGAGAGGTCTCATTGCGCTCCCGAACAGACCTGACGTAGATCCGAAGTGGCCCGCGCCATCTCAACTATGAGGGGACACCCGTAGGCGGCGGGAGAGGGACGCCGCGAGGAGCCAATAAAGCTCCGCAACCGGAAGTGTCTTCTGGGAGGGGTCGTACCCGGAAGTGTGGCACCTCCCGGGCCGCACCCGGAAGTGTGATGCCACCGCCGCTACGGGGAAGTAATGGTATCCGGCCAATTGAGATTCGGAGTTAAAACAGGTGTTTGTATATCTCTATTTCCTGAGGCCCAGTAGAGTCTCCTCTTTTCGGAAAGTGTTGGAGGGGGGACGTATTTGGGCATGATTTTGGATGTCTCGTCCTATTGAAATCCGTGGGGAAATGAGCAGTAGGAGTGTGTCCAAGGGGGCCTGACTCTATAAAGGCTTTTCAGAAGTTTCTTTCACCGCCCGTCACCCTCGATTCCCCTCCCACTCAGGGATGTGCAGATGGAGGTCGGAGGAGACACTGCTGCCCCGGCCCCCGGGGGCGCGGAGGACTTGGAGGACACGCAGTTCCCCAGTGAGGAAGCTAGAGAAGGTGGAGGGGTTCACGCGGTCCCGCCGGATCCCGAAGACGAGGGCCTGGAGGAAACAGGTATGACTCCACTTAGTGGGGTCTTAAAAGGAATCCTTAGGGGTTGTCATTGTTGGACGGGGGAAGGGTCAGTGGGTGACCAGTAGGGAGTCTTGGGACTTAAGAGAAGTGGCTTAAACCATCGCCGGGTCAGGAGGAGGTCACTGTGGACACATGGTGTAGTTTACATCATTGAGGAAGTCATTGGCTGTCAACGGATGTTCACTGGGGGTTTGGTGTGAGTTTAGGTCATTGAGGAATCAAAAAGGGGGCTGTTAGGACCAAAGAGGGTCACTGAGGATTTAGAGTGTTTAGATCAAAGAATGCGCTGAAGAAAGTCAATAGACTCAACAGAGGAGGACTGTTGAGAAGTTAGTGTTTTTGAGGAGTAGGgtgttatttattaaataatagaaGTGGGAAGGGGAATCAGTGGAGTTCGATGGGCACTCAGAGTATTTACATCATTGAAGTCACTTGTAGACTGTTGGGGAAGTCTTTAAGGGACCAAATGTTAGTGGATGTGTAAAGTTGTTCATTTGAGATTTAATGGAAGTCACTGAGAAGTCTGTGCCATTGATCACTTTGGAATTAGTGGATGTAAATGGAGTCATTGGGAAGGATCAGTGGACCTCACTGAGAATAAATGTGGATGGGGAGGTTGAGGACTTGGGAATTAATAGCAGGTAAGAGCAGTTATTAGGAGGGAGTAAAGATATTTGGGGACATGGGAGTGTCAGTGAATGTCAGTGACAGAATATGCAATTATTGGGATTTTATGGGAAAATTATTGAGACATAGTTGCACATGGATAATAATGGTTGTCATTGGGGGATGAATGGAAATCAATGGGAATAAATGGATGTGTCAGTAGGGGCTGTTGAAGTTGTGGGTTTTAGTGAATGTTAATGATGGTCATGGGTAGGGGCAATGGAAGTCATTAAAGTCTTGTGTGTTAGTGGATATTATGATGGTTACTGTAGGGAGGGGAGTGGATACCAATGAGATTGAAGGTGGTCAGGGGAGTGACTGAAGGTCTCTGAAGTGCTGGGTGTTAGTGGAGGTTAATGATGGTCATtgttgggggtaggggggagtAGACATGGAGTAGAATAACTTGTGGATCAGGGCAGTCATGGAGGGTCATTGAAAAACCAGGTGTTAATGATTGTTAATGTGGGGTCATTGGGGTGTTTGTGAACCACAGTGGGAGTGAATAGTGGATTAGGGGAGTCCTAAATATCTGGGTGTTAGTGGATATTAACGACAGTCATTGGGAGAAATAGTGGACATTACCAAGAATATAAATGGGCAACCAGGAGAGTTAGTAGGGGTCATCAGGTATCAGTGGGCATCACTGATAGGGTAGTAGCGGGGGTTGGGGCATTCAAACAGTTAAGATATTAATAGATGTTAATGGTGGCCATTGGGTgagcagatatcaggagaaaaaaTAGCGGTCAGAGGAGTTAATGGGGGATCATTGAAGATGAATAATCGTCATCCAGAGTCAATGGGGTGCTTTGAAGACTTTGGAATAACAGTGATTGAAAGGGAAGTAATTGGTCTGTAGGAACATAGCAAGTCCAGTGGAATAACAATGAGAATATGTTGGTTTATTAGGGTTTTAGGAAGTTCATTGGAACCTAAATGTTAGTGGAGATCATTGCGGGGTCCTAGGGCAGTCATCGGGTCATTGAGGGGCATAGGAGACACTTGGAGTTCTGCGTCAGCATGCAGGGGTCATGGAGGGGCTAGTAGATATTTGGTGGGTCCTTGGGGATGTGGGATTAGTTAGGAGTTCACATGCAGATGACCCACCAGGGGCTCCCTTTCAGGATCCAAGGACAAGGACCAGCCACCCAGCCCATCACCACCGCCCCAGTCAGAGGCCCTGTCAAGCACCTCTCGGCTCTGGAGTCCTGCAGCCCCTGAGAATAGTCCCACATGTAGCCCTGAGAGTAGCTCTGGAGGCCAGGGCGGGGACCCCAGTGATGAGGAGTGGCGCAGCCAGCGGAAGCATGTGTTTGTGCTGAGTGAGGCTGGCAAGCCCATCTACTCGCGGTATGGTAGTGTGGAGGCGCTGTCGGCTACCATGGGTGTAATGACCGCCCTGGTGTCCTTTGTGCAGAGTGCGGGAGATGCCATCCGTGCCATCTACGCTGGTGAGCAAACAGGTGGGAGGCAGAATGGGGGACAGTGACTGGGAATATGGCTGGCACGGGTAGGTCTGTCTGCCTCAGGCACTATCCAGCCAGCCAGGGTTGGGTCCATGTGTGTGGATGGTCAGCCAGAGCTCTGTCAGTGGCGGGAGGTGGGGGGGTTCATCTCTGTCTGGCCTGCTGGTTTCTTAGTGATTGACTTGCTGGGATCTCAGTGACTAGCTGGATACTTCTGTGTCACCTGAGAGGATAACTGTGGGGGCTGTGTGGTTGAGCTGTGTCTTTCTGGCTCTGTGTCAGCCCTTGTACCATCTCTACCCGCCTGCCCGTGGTCTTTGCTGTGTATCTAACCTACTTGTTCCTTTGTCCATCCCATCATGTCTCTGCAAATGTCCAGATTCCTCCAGCTTGTCCTTACCCCAGTCCAGGTGCCCACAGAGTGAGCATGTGGACTCGGGCCTGGTGTGTGTATGGTAGGAGAGGGCAGAAGAGCCCCACTGTCTCCCTCTGGTCATTCCTGATCCAGCTGTACCCCCCCTTCTTACCCCTTCCTTCCCTAGAGGACCACAAGCTGGTGTTCCTACAACAGGGCCCACTGTTGCTCGTGGCCATGTCACGGACTTCTCAGTCAGCAGCCCAGCTGCGGGGGGAGCTGCTAGCTGTGCACGCACAGATCGTGAGCACACTTACACGTGCAAGTGTCGCCCGCATCTTCGCACACAAGCAGAACTATGACCTCCGCCGCCTGCTGGCTGGTTCAGAGCGCACACTGGACCGACTTCTGGACAGTATGGAGCAGGACCCAGGAGCCCTGCTCCTGGGTGCCGTGCGCTGTGTGCCCCTTGCCCGCCCGCTGCGAGACGCACTAGGTGCGCTCCTCCGACGTTGCACAGCGCCTGGCCTGGCGCTGTCAGTGCTGGCAGTAGGCGGTCGACTTATAACAGCAGCCCAGGAGCGAAATGTGCTGGCCGAGTGCCGGCTGGACCCAGCTGACCTGCAGTTGCTGCTCGACTGGGTGGGTGCACCAGCCTTTGCGGCGGGTGAGGCTTGGGCACCTGTGTGCCTGCCCCGCTTCAACCCTGATGGTTTTTTCTACGCCTACGTGGCCCGCCTGGATGCTATGCCTGTCTGCCTGCTGCTGCTTGGCACCCAACGTGAAGCCTTCCATGCCATGGCCGCCTGCCGGCGCCTGGTTGAAGATGGGATGCATGCCCTTGGTGCCATGCGTGCCCTTGGGGAGGCTGCCAGCTTCTCTAATGCCTCATCAGCCAGTGCTCCTGCCTACAGCGTGCAGGCTGTCGGGGCGCCGGGCCTCCGGCACTTCCTGTATAAGCCGCTGGACATCCCTGACCACCACCGCCAACTGCCCCAGTTTACCAGGTAGGCCCTGACCCTAAGGCAACTGGCTGGGTGGGAAGGCCTGTCAAACCAGGAAGTTCAGCATCTCAGGGATGTGACTCAGGAGAGATAACCAGCCATGCttaagaaagagggaagagaacaAGTCTCTGTCTGATGATGGAGCATCAGCCACAGACCTAAAGGAATCCCCCTCTTCTGGTGGACAGCAGGGCCCTAGTACTCAGGGAATCTCCTAGTTTGATGAGGGAAGGTCAGCCTCCAACCCCTGAGAATCCTCAAGTCTCATGGGAGAGGCTCAGCTCCCTAACTTCATTGAAATCTCTAGACTGAGGGAGGAAATGGGCCAGCCAAGAAGGCCCTGGACTAACCTTGTCCTCCACCTCCCTCCATCATGGCAGCCCTGAGCTAGAGGCCCCCTACAGCAGAGAGGAGGAGCGGCAGCGGCTGTCGGACCTGTACCACCGCCTGCATGCTCGTCTCCACAGCACCTCCCGACCCCTGCGCCTCATTTACCACGTGGCTGAGAAGGAGACACTACTGGCCTGGGTAAGTTGGGCAGGGCTCTGAGTGAATTAATTCCCCACTTCAAGCCTCCTTTCCCTATATTGTATCCCCTCCAGCCACAGTGCCTCCACCAAACACAGCAGGCCTCTGGCTGGGCTGTGCCTTGCCTGCAACACTGTCCCTGCCTTTACACACACATCTTTGAAGCCCCTGACAACTAATGACCGTGTCTCTAATCCGACATTAGCCTCACCCTCCTGTGTGCTTCTCCCAGATTAGCAACCAGGACAGTGTCTTTGACTTTCCAGAGGCCCCATTAACTACCACTGCTGTGCCTGCCGATTCCCCAGTAGCCCAATCCATGTGTTTGGAGGCACCCCATTCATCACCAGCTCATTGTGACTCCATGAGTCCCCAGCACTCCTCAGACTACAGGCGTGGTCCCTTGCTGTGCCCTCCACCTGGGGTATCCTTCCCTTTGGTCTCCTCTGGGCTCCAGCCCTCACTTCCTATGGGTTTGCTAAAGGTCAGCTACTAAGGGAGGCCAGTGAAGGAGGCCTCATCAGAAATGGCACCTGCCATGTAatgcatatttattaatttattgcgTGACTGCTGTGGATCAGGTATTGTCCTAGgctaagaattttgtttttaaatttttttaactttcattttcaaataactttagACTTAGAAGCTGCAAAAACAATATAAagagtttttatatttatatttataaagagtTATAAAGGGCGTGGTGAAAACCACGCCTGGTCAGATGGTGGTTTTCCTAACTCCAtcattctttctacatttattggCTGGGATTTTACTATAAAGAGTAACATGGGGCCggacgtgatggctcacgcctgtaatcccagcactttgggaggctgaggcaggctgatcacttgaggtcaggagttcgagaccagcctggcaaacatggcaaaaccccgtctctactaaaaatacaaaaattagctgggcgtggtggtgcgcacctgtagtcccagctattcataaggctgaggcaggagaatcgcttgaacctgggaggtggaggttgccgtgagccaagatcgcgccactgcactccagcctgggcgacagagtaagactccatttcaaaaacaaaaaggaataactTTTCCTTCTcctatttattgaatttttaattttctatcaaTATTGTCTCAtggatttttctttaattcagtgAGCTAAAATCCTTCTCTAGCATTTATTTTGGTGTTCAGATTGCCTCTGATTTAGCCGGTGGGTACCCTGATTTAGCCAGGCTGATCCCTGTGTCTCTGACACGTCCCCTTCACTATGTGAGCACATCTTACTTGACTTTCTCTATTCCAGTCCTCAACTCAGCCATTTTTCCATGGAGCCCTTATACCTTTTAGTAGAGATTGGAATTTTAAAACCAAGATATGGGCCAgacacggtgcctcacgcctataatcccagcactttgggaggctgagtcggggtGGGAGTTGGGGGGAGTGGGCGGCgagtcacaaggtcaggagttcgagaccagcctggccaacagggtggaaccccatctctactaaaaatacaaaaaattagctggatgtggtggcatgcgcttgtatcccagctactcgggaggctgaggcaggagaatcgcttgaacctggcaggcggaggttgcagtgagccgagaccgtgccactgcactccagcctgggtaacagagtaagactcta containing:
- the MON1B gene encoding vacuolar fusion protein MON1 homolog B isoform 2 (isoform 2 is encoded by transcript variant 2), with amino-acid sequence MEVGGDTAAPAPGGAEDLEDTQFPSEEAREGGGVHAVPPDPEDEGLEETEDHKLVFLQQGPLLLVAMSRTSQSAAQLRGELLAVHAQIVSTLTRASVARIFAHKQNYDLRRLLAGSERTLDRLLDSMEQDPGALLLGAVRCVPLARPLRDALGALLRRCTAPGLALSVLAVGGRLITAAQERNVLAECRLDPADLQLLLDWVGAPAFAAGEAWAPVCLPRFNPDGFFYAYVARLDAMPVCLLLLGTQREAFHAMAACRRLVEDGMHALGAMRALGEAASFSNASSASAPAYSVQAVGAPGLRHFLYKPLDIPDHHRQLPQFTSPELEAPYSREEERQRLSDLYHRLHARLHSTSRPLRLIYHVAEKETLLAWVTSKFELYTCLSPLVTKAGAILVVTKLLRWVKKEEDRLFIRYPPKYSTPPATSTDQAAHNGLFTGL
- the MON1B gene encoding vacuolar fusion protein MON1 homolog B isoform 3 (isoform 3 is encoded by transcript variant 3) — protein: MVSGQLRFGVKTEDHKLVFLQQGPLLLVAMSRTSQSAAQLRGELLAVHAQIVSTLTRASVARIFAHKQNYDLRRLLAGSERTLDRLLDSMEQDPGALLLGAVRCVPLARPLRDALGALLRRCTAPGLALSVLAVGGRLITAAQERNVLAECRLDPADLQLLLDWVGAPAFAAGEAWAPVCLPRFNPDGFFYAYVARLDAMPVCLLLLGTQREAFHAMAACRRLVEDGMHALGAMRALGEAASFSNASSASAPAYSVQAVGAPGLRHFLYKPLDIPDHHRQLPQFTSPELEAPYSREEERQRLSDLYHRLHARLHSTSRPLRLIYHVAEKETLLAWVTSKFELYTCLSPLVTKAGAILVVTKLLRWVKKEEDRLFIRYPPKYSTPPATSTDQAAHNGLFTGL
- the MON1B gene encoding vacuolar fusion protein MON1 homolog B isoform 1 (isoform 1 is encoded by transcript variant 1), producing MEVGGDTAAPAPGGAEDLEDTQFPSEEAREGGGVHAVPPDPEDEGLEETGSKDKDQPPSPSPPPQSEALSSTSRLWSPAAPENSPTCSPESSSGGQGGDPSDEEWRSQRKHVFVLSEAGKPIYSRYGSVEALSATMGVMTALVSFVQSAGDAIRAIYAEDHKLVFLQQGPLLLVAMSRTSQSAAQLRGELLAVHAQIVSTLTRASVARIFAHKQNYDLRRLLAGSERTLDRLLDSMEQDPGALLLGAVRCVPLARPLRDALGALLRRCTAPGLALSVLAVGGRLITAAQERNVLAECRLDPADLQLLLDWVGAPAFAAGEAWAPVCLPRFNPDGFFYAYVARLDAMPVCLLLLGTQREAFHAMAACRRLVEDGMHALGAMRALGEAASFSNASSASAPAYSVQAVGAPGLRHFLYKPLDIPDHHRQLPQFTSPELEAPYSREEERQRLSDLYHRLHARLHSTSRPLRLIYHVAEKETLLAWVTSKFELYTCLSPLVTKAGAILVVTKLLRWVKKEEDRLFIRYPPKYSTPPATSTDQAAHNGLFTGL
- the LOC124903725 gene encoding uncharacterized protein LOC124903725 yields the protein MLDGQSPLLISVPRQQLRTLPGSHVYLQLGEELCQPRAGAGTHLDQDLPDAPGPPGERVVTFCDQFGKRLGGPATGQCGNPGFEFPPRRCFRTESPLNALPQVPWALVSPSVKQ